From the Vulpes lagopus strain Blue_001 chromosome 15, ASM1834538v1, whole genome shotgun sequence genome, one window contains:
- the LOC121476247 gene encoding thymosin beta-4 yields MSDKPDMAEIEKFDKSKLKKTETQEKNPLPSKETIEQEKQAGES; encoded by the coding sequence ATGTCTGACAAACCCGATATGGCTGAGATTGAGAAATTCGATAAGTcgaaattgaagaagacagaaacGCAAGAGAAAAACCCACTGCCTTCGAAAGAAACGATTGAacaggagaagcaagcaggcGAATCGTAA